TACCATTGTGCACGTCCGCTAGCCCAAGTCGTTTGCGTAAATCGACAACAGTTATGATTTGCCCTCTGAGGTTTGTAACTCCATTTACATAGTCTGGTGCTCCCGGTACACGGGTTACTTGCTGCATGTCCCTGACTTCACGGACTTGCTCGACTGGGACACCGTAATTAACATCGTCTACAGTGAAGTTAACTATTTGTAAATCCCCGTTTGTTGTCTTCGCCATCTTTTTCACCTATTCTGCATGTATATTGTATTTTTTGCATATCGCGTTTAGGATGTTTTGACGTGACTGGATTAGTTTCGCCATCTGCTCGTTAGTTTTCTGCGCTGCTGCTACGACCGCTAAGGCACTTTCGCTGACTGTTCTTGTCTTTGAAACGGCACTCTTTGCGTGTTCTTCGATTGCCAGAGTCGTTTTTCCAACGGACTCGGCGTCGTTGTCAACTTCGCCAGCGATTTTTGCCACTTCTCCAGCGCTCTCCATAACCATCTTGGTTGAGTTTTCAACTTCCAAGGCCACGTTTGTGACGTCTTTTGCTATGTTAGCCATTTGTTGTGCTGAGGCAGTTTGCTCTTCTACAGCTGAGGATGCCTCTTCAGATGCAGATGAACTTTCCTCAGCGATACTTGCAACTTCCTCAATGGTCTTTGTAACTGAGACGATTTCTTGAAGACCTTTTTCTACGCCGTTAGTGAGACTGGTTACTTTTCTAGTCATATTTTCCATTATCGCAGCGATACCTTCAGATTCTTTAATTGCACCCAAAACTACGGATGCACCATCTTGGGCACCTGCTTGCGACTGACTGGAAATCCTACTAGTTTGGTCGCCTGCTTCTTTGATGTTTTTGACCAAGTTGATTGCT
The DNA window shown above is from Candidatus Bathyarchaeota archaeon and carries:
- a CDS encoding methyl-accepting chemotaxis protein — encoded protein: LNAAIEAARAGEAGRGFAVVADAVKGLAGQSKQAAGSAINLVKNIKEAGDQTSRISSQSQAGAQDGASVVLGAIKESEGIAAIMENMTRKVTSLTNGVEKGLQEIVSVTKTIEEVASIAEESSSASEEASSAVEEQTASAQQMANIAKDVTNVALEVENSTKMVMESAGEVAKIAGEVDNDAESVGKTTLAIEEHAKSAVSKTRTVSESALAVVAAAQKTNEQMAKLIQSRQNILNAICKKYNIHAE
- a CDS encoding chemotaxis protein CheW — protein: MAKTTNGDLQIVNFTVDDVNYGVPVEQVREVRDMQQVTRVPGAPDYVNGVTNLRGQIITVVDLRKRLGLADVHNGSEKIMIIDLEKSAVGVVVDAVTEVTTIKEADIQKNNEITSSLGDFIIGVGKQNDKLSLILDIEKIVKKKDN